A single region of the Idiomarinaceae bacterium HL-53 genome encodes:
- a CDS encoding putative transposase — MGKRSHFHAYHDLKYHLVLVTKYRNNVINKPILDRLVEIIENQSLRWDIEVLEANGEADHIHLLIKAHPSVDLAKYINSIKTVSSRLIRKEFSEHVARYYWKPYFWSRAYCLLSVGGAPLEVIKKYIENQASPR, encoded by the coding sequence ATGGGGAAAAGAAGCCATTTCCACGCATATCATGATCTAAAATATCATTTGGTGTTAGTGACAAAATACAGAAACAATGTCATTAACAAGCCTATACTTGATAGGCTTGTTGAAATTATTGAAAACCAATCACTTCGATGGGATATTGAGGTGCTTGAAGCAAATGGTGAAGCTGATCACATTCACCTCTTAATCAAGGCTCATCCTAGTGTTGATCTAGCAAAATATATCAACTCAATCAAAACGGTATCTTCTAGGCTGATTAGAAAAGAGTTTTCGGAACATGTCGCACGTTATTATTGGAAGCCCTATTTCTGGTCAAGGGCATATTGCTTACTATCAGTAGGTGGTGCGCCTTTAGAAGTGATAAAAAAGTACATAGAAAACCAAGCATCACCAAGATAA
- a CDS encoding flagellin, protein MSLYVNTNVSSLNGQRQLMNSSNSLTTSFERLSSGFRINSAADDAAGLQITNRMTSQIMGLNQAVRNAQDGISVAQTAEGALQEVTTSLQRIRQLAVQSQNGINSTADRLALQKEVSALKTEINRIASTTEFAGKKLLDGEFSEKFLVGANRDQNISITLSQDFTAEGLGIDDLSVSSTENAAAALDSLDAAISTIGAERADLGAIQNRFQSTIRNLTNISENVSAARSRIQDTDFAQETAELTRSQIMQQASLTVLSQANQRPQSALSLLG, encoded by the coding sequence ATGTCTCTTTATGTAAACACCAACGTTTCATCATTGAATGGCCAACGCCAGTTGATGAACTCAAGCAACTCACTTACTACGTCTTTCGAGCGCTTGTCATCAGGTTTCCGTATCAATAGTGCGGCCGATGACGCTGCAGGCTTGCAGATTACAAACCGTATGACTTCACAAATCATGGGTTTGAACCAAGCAGTTCGTAATGCACAAGACGGTATTTCTGTCGCACAAACTGCGGAAGGTGCATTGCAAGAAGTGACAACTTCTTTGCAGCGTATTCGCCAATTGGCTGTCCAGTCTCAGAACGGTATCAACTCAACTGCAGACCGACTAGCACTGCAAAAAGAAGTGTCGGCGTTGAAAACGGAAATCAACCGTATCGCGTCTACCACTGAGTTCGCGGGCAAGAAACTGCTTGACGGTGAATTCTCAGAGAAGTTCTTAGTGGGTGCAAACCGCGATCAGAACATCTCAATCACGTTAAGCCAAGACTTTACCGCAGAAGGCTTAGGCATTGATGATTTGTCAGTATCTAGCACCGAGAATGCAGCGGCAGCGCTTGATTCACTAGATGCAGCAATCTCTACCATTGGTGCCGAGCGTGCAGACTTAGGTGCGATTCAAAACCGCTTCCAGTCTACGATTCGGAACTTGACTAATATCAGTGAAAACGTTTCTGCAGCACGCTCACGTATCCAAGATACTGACTTCGCGCAAGAAACTGCTGAGTTAACGCGTAGCCAGATCATGCAGCAGGCAAGCTTAACTGTATTGAGCCAGGCAAATCAGCGTCCTCAGTCAGCTCTTTCACTCTTAGGTTAA
- a CDS encoding putative transposase (manually curated): MTLKAYQYRIYPNKEQLSLIWKHMNHNRGLYNKLLALSCRYYKFFGKSPSKRKLQDHIVKLKKRSKYAWLKEVNSQSLLVTLENLDNAYRNFFSGRAKFPRFKSKRSNWHSYANPQHTEVCFDGSKIKLPKIGWVNAKLHRAFTGKIKTSTVKITPSGKIMVSILIEDGQERPVATTINAQEAIGIDLGLKDFLITSDGHTFENKRHLKHKLQALNKQQRILSRKKKGSISSKKQRLKIAKLHESVANARKDNHHKISRTLVSENQTTLFVEDLAVKNMVKNRKLARHIADAGWSQFLNFLAYKQADQGKNLISINRFMPSSKTCLKCDEKNESLTLADRVFVCPSCSHVEDRDIHAAKNIKRFGLAQELGSGSESSHAVKSSPRSKLDLTSDLAKG; the protein is encoded by the coding sequence ATGACACTAAAAGCTTATCAATACCGAATATATCCGAATAAGGAACAACTTTCACTTATTTGGAAACACATGAATCATAATCGTGGGCTTTATAATAAGCTTCTAGCACTTTCGTGTAGGTATTATAAGTTTTTTGGAAAATCACCTTCTAAACGTAAGCTTCAAGATCACATCGTCAAACTTAAAAAGCGTTCGAAATATGCTTGGCTGAAAGAGGTCAACAGTCAAAGTTTACTTGTCACGTTAGAAAACCTAGATAACGCATATCGAAACTTCTTTTCTGGCAGAGCTAAATTTCCGCGCTTCAAATCAAAACGAAGTAATTGGCATAGCTATGCTAATCCACAACATACTGAAGTGTGTTTTGACGGTAGCAAGATAAAGTTACCCAAGATAGGCTGGGTGAATGCAAAACTTCACCGAGCATTCACAGGAAAGATTAAAACCAGTACCGTAAAAATAACACCTAGCGGGAAAATAATGGTAAGTATATTGATTGAAGATGGTCAGGAAAGACCTGTCGCAACCACTATCAATGCACAAGAAGCCATCGGGATTGATTTAGGATTAAAAGACTTTTTGATCACAAGCGATGGTCACACATTTGAAAATAAGCGTCACCTAAAGCACAAACTACAAGCGCTGAATAAGCAACAGCGCATATTATCAAGGAAAAAGAAAGGGAGTATTTCAAGCAAAAAGCAGCGGCTCAAAATAGCGAAGCTGCATGAGAGCGTTGCTAATGCAAGAAAAGACAATCACCACAAAATCAGTCGTACACTTGTGAGCGAAAACCAAACCACATTGTTTGTTGAAGATTTAGCGGTGAAAAACATGGTAAAAAACCGTAAGTTGGCAAGACATATTGCGGATGCTGGATGGAGCCAATTCCTTAACTTTCTTGCTTATAAGCAAGCTGATCAAGGAAAAAATCTCATCAGTATCAATCGCTTTATGCCAAGCTCTAAGACATGTCTGAAATGTGATGAAAAAAATGAATCACTAACACTTGCTGACAGGGTTTTTGTTTGCCCTAGTTGCAGCCATGTCGAAGATAGAGATATTCATGCGGCAAAAAATATCAAACGCTTTGGGTTAGCCCAAGAA
- a CDS encoding flagellar hook-associated protein 3 FlgL, with protein MRIPTNQLYTRGLSAVLDAQRNLVNVQNQIARETRILTPADDPVGKAQVMGLDDRISQNEQFQRNSNLLKNRLERSESVYGNITTGLDRARVLMVQSGNGVYDDQDRRALAEELKGIRDEVLGLMNSQDENGDYLFSGFQKRTEPFSKNPVTGAYDYNGDDGRNQIQLSPSLRVTSLEPGSSAFQNIEANRTLRFADSNGATDNIKARVVDRGAFDTFHRAQYDKTQSADDNRIRLDFDGTNIEVFRINQTPVTSVAGPIPYTPGEPFEFEGIELEFEGDLAAGDSVELRLGEPTQNVVTTIDNFIDVLERGGFSSDMFQGTLDDALENMDRGQAQLAATRAQIGGRLQVLDNAFNNNKDQEITNKETRSKISDVDYSEAMTELTKQDVSLQAAQATFTRITRLSLFDFIR; from the coding sequence ATGCGTATTCCAACGAATCAACTTTACACACGTGGCCTAAGTGCAGTGCTCGATGCGCAGCGTAATCTGGTGAATGTACAAAATCAGATTGCCCGCGAAACGCGTATATTAACACCCGCAGATGATCCCGTAGGTAAAGCACAGGTCATGGGCCTTGACGATCGTATCTCGCAAAATGAGCAGTTTCAGCGTAACTCGAATTTACTGAAAAACCGTCTGGAGCGCAGTGAATCTGTTTATGGCAATATTACTACGGGGCTCGATCGTGCGCGTGTATTGATGGTGCAATCTGGAAATGGTGTTTACGATGATCAAGATCGCAGAGCACTCGCAGAAGAGTTGAAAGGAATTCGTGACGAAGTACTGGGCTTGATGAACTCACAAGATGAAAACGGCGATTATTTGTTTTCAGGCTTTCAGAAGCGAACCGAACCCTTTAGTAAAAACCCAGTCACGGGTGCTTATGACTACAACGGTGACGATGGACGGAATCAGATCCAGCTATCGCCCTCCCTGCGAGTCACCAGCTTAGAGCCAGGAAGCAGTGCATTTCAAAATATCGAAGCGAACCGAACTCTAAGATTTGCTGATAGTAATGGTGCGACTGACAACATCAAGGCGCGGGTTGTCGATCGCGGTGCTTTCGATACTTTCCATCGTGCGCAATATGACAAGACGCAGTCGGCTGATGATAATCGTATCCGTCTCGATTTTGATGGCACCAATATTGAAGTGTTTCGAATCAATCAAACTCCAGTCACCTCAGTGGCGGGGCCAATTCCATACACGCCAGGAGAACCATTTGAGTTTGAGGGCATTGAACTTGAGTTTGAGGGAGACCTCGCAGCGGGTGATAGCGTTGAGTTGCGACTCGGTGAACCGACACAAAATGTGGTAACCACCATCGATAACTTTATTGATGTATTAGAGCGCGGCGGTTTTAGCTCGGATATGTTTCAGGGCACCCTCGATGATGCGCTAGAAAATATGGATCGTGGACAGGCGCAACTTGCTGCTACACGAGCACAAATTGGCGGGCGATTGCAGGTGCTCGACAACGCGTTCAACAATAATAAAGATCAAGAAATTACCAATAAAGAAACGCGTTCAAAAATTTCCGATGTAGACTATTCCGAGGCAATGACCGAGCTGACAAAGCAAGACGTGTCTTTACAAGCTGCGCAAGCGACATTTACGCGCATTACTCGCTTAAGTTTATTTGATTTCATCCGATAA
- a CDS encoding flagellin gives MSLYVNTNVSSLNAQRQLITSSNSLDTSFQRLSSGFRINSAADDAAGLQITNRMTSQIMGLNQAVRNAQDGISVAQVAEGALQESTNALQRIRQLAIQAQNGINSTADRVALQKEVSALKTEINRIASTTQFAGKNLLDGSYNELFLVGANAGQTISINLSSFGFSIGSGGLNIQDLSVSTFDGAALALDALDLAISQIGGARADLGAIQNRFQSTIRNLSNIAENVSAARSRIMDTDFAKETAELTRYQIIQQASTTILGQANQRPQAALSLLG, from the coding sequence ATGTCTTTATATGTAAATACCAACGTTTCGTCGTTGAATGCTCAACGGCAATTAATCACCTCAAGCAATTCGCTCGATACATCGTTCCAGCGCTTGTCTTCAGGATTCAGAATTAACAGTGCAGCCGACGATGCGGCGGGCTTGCAGATTACTAACCGTATGACTTCACAGATCATGGGTTTGAATCAGGCAGTTCGTAACGCACAAGACGGAATTTCAGTTGCGCAAGTGGCTGAAGGTGCACTACAAGAATCCACCAACGCGTTACAGCGCATTCGCCAACTTGCGATTCAGGCGCAGAACGGAATTAATTCAACTGCAGACCGTGTTGCTTTGCAAAAGGAAGTCTCGGCGTTAAAAACAGAAATCAACCGTATTGCATCTACCACGCAGTTCGCTGGTAAAAACTTACTAGATGGTTCTTACAACGAACTCTTCTTAGTCGGTGCGAATGCTGGTCAAACGATCTCGATCAACTTATCAAGCTTTGGCTTTTCAATTGGTTCAGGTGGCTTGAATATCCAAGATTTGAGCGTGAGCACGTTCGATGGTGCGGCACTCGCACTGGATGCACTCGATTTGGCAATTTCACAGATTGGCGGTGCGCGTGCAGACTTGGGTGCGATTCAAAACCGTTTCCAGTCAACGATCCGTAACCTGAGCAACATTGCTGAGAACGTGAGTGCAGCGCGGTCACGGATCATGGACACCGACTTTGCCAAGGAAACTGCAGAGTTAACGCGTTACCAGATCATCCAGCAGGCAAGCACCACGATCTTGGGCCAGGCAAATCAGCGTCCACAGGCAGCATTGTCACTACTGGGATAA